Proteins from one Candidatus Methylomirabilota bacterium genomic window:
- the pth gene encoding aminoacyl-tRNA hydrolase: MPSVPQLVVGLGNPGPAYQDTRHNVGQAVLDRLAQRLGGRFRLRGPAVLAETTWNGAPLHLAKPVTFMNVVGPGVARLLRDLGLDPTTLIVVHDDIDLPFGRVRIRHKGRHGGHNGVRSLIDALGTEGFRRVKVGVGRPDTKDEVVDWVLAGFDSAEREALPVILEQAADAVLRLAASPPARDA; encoded by the coding sequence GTGCCGTCGGTTCCGCAGCTGGTCGTCGGCCTCGGCAATCCGGGCCCGGCCTACCAGGACACGCGGCACAACGTGGGCCAGGCGGTCCTCGATCGCCTGGCCCAGCGGTTGGGTGGTCGCTTTCGACTCCGGGGGCCGGCCGTCCTCGCGGAGACGACGTGGAACGGCGCGCCGCTCCATCTCGCCAAGCCCGTCACCTTCATGAACGTCGTCGGGCCGGGGGTGGCGCGGCTCCTCCGCGACCTCGGGCTCGACCCGACGACCCTGATCGTGGTCCACGACGACATCGACCTTCCGTTCGGCCGGGTGCGCATTCGCCACAAGGGTCGCCATGGCGGGCACAATGGGGTGCGCTCGCTCATCGACGCCCTCGGCACCGAGGGATTCCGGCGGGTCAAGGTGGGCGTTGGCCGACCCGACACCAAGGACGAAGTGGTCGACTGGGTGCTGGCCGGCTTCGACTCGGCCGAGCGAGAGGCGCTCCCGGTCATCCTCGAGCAGGCCGCGGACGCGGTGCTCCGGCTGGCGGCCTCCCCGCCGGCGCGGGACGCGTGA